GAGTACGGTCGCATGCCCGGCGTCAGGCATGAGCAGGGTGGTCACTATCCGTACGATGGTGCTTTTGCCGGCGCCGTTGGGGCCGAGCAGGCCGAGCACGGTTCCTTTGGCGACGTCCAGGTCGACACCGTCCACCGCCCGTACGTCGCCGAAGTGTTTCACCAGGCCCTCAGCATGGATGGCCTCTGGCATAGAGCACTCCTGTGGTCAAAGGGTTGGGGACGTGTGTGGGCACTCGGCGACACAGGCTGGACAGGTACCTGCGGCCGAACCCTGTCCTCGGACTGTGGCACGCGATATAACGCGTGTCAACCATTGAGATATATCTTGATTGGCCGAATCTCTCCGGGCATCCGGCGGCGGCCGGGCGTACATGCCGGAGGGGGCTGCAGGTGGCGGTGCCGTCAGCTGGTAATCGGACACCTCCGGGGTGGCGGGCGGGTGTGGCGGTGCCGCGGATATGGAGTGCCGGTGGACTGACGGTGCGTCAGATCGCTTGCCTGGTGGCGACGAAGGCGAAATCGGGCCATGCCGCGCCCTCTCAGGCGAGCAGGTCTCGCGCCGGGCGCCGCGAGACGAAGGCGGACACGTCCCGCAGAATGCTCCGGGCCACGTCCTGCACCTGGTCCTCGATGTAGAAGTGGCCGCCGTCGAAGACCTGGACGGTGAATTCCGCCGTCGTGTGCTCGGCCCAGCGGAGGAAGCCGTCGTGCGGCACATGCGGATCGTGGTCCCCCACGTAGCCGCTGATGGGGCACCGGACCGAGCTGCCCTCCGGGTGGCGATACGTCTCCAGCGCCGTGAAGTCGCCACGCAGGGCGGGGACGATGGTGGCCAGGAGCTCCTTGTCCGCCAGCACGGCCGGCGGCGTACCGGCGAGGTCCGACATCCATGCCATGAGTTCCTCGTCGTCCAACCGGTGGACGCCTTGGTCCCGCTCGACCGACGGTGCCATGTTGCCCGAGACGATGATCCCGGCCGGACCGGGGCCCGGTCCCCGCTCCAGTCGTTGTGCGACCTCGTAGGCCACGACGGACCCCATGCTGTGCCCGAACAACGTCAACGGGCGGCCCGTCCAGGGCTCCAGAGCCGCGACGGCTCCGTCCGCCAACTCCCCCAGATCCGTCAGCGCGGGCTCGTCCAGGCGGTCCTGCCTTCCGGGGTACTGCACGATCAGCACCTCGGCTCCCTCGGAAAGGGCAGCCGACAGGGCGAAGTAGGCCGATGCGGAACCCCCGGCGTGCGGGAAGCAGACGAGGGTGGGGGCATCGCCCCTCGGGGGGTGGTACTGGCGTATCCAACCGCCGCGGGCGGCGGCGCCTCGGCTGCGCGTGTTCGTCACTCCATGCTCCTTCTTCGGCCGATGGATTCGGGGCCATTGCGCAGATCTCAACGTCACGCGATCGAGTCGTTCTTGGTCTTCCGGCGCCACGGGGCCGGATCCAGCGCGTCGATCATGGGAATGAGCTGATCGTCCAGCAGCCTGCGGACGGCGACACGTTCAGCACCCGGCACTCGCAGAGGGCGCTCGCGAGGCTCGTCGGGGCTTTCGTGGTGCTGGTACTTGCTCGCGAAGCAGCTTAGACCGACCGGCAAATGGATCACTTGGGGCGGCGTGTGGTGGGACGCCGATCTCAGCGGTAGTGAATGCTGGCGTGGCGGATCAGTATGCGGAGAGTGACGAGTGCTGCGGCCAGGAGGAGGCAGAACTCGACGACGGTGCTGTTCTTCTCGGTGCAGCGTCGTAGTTTGCCGTAGCTGTCCATCCACGAATGCGTTCGTTCCACGACCCACCGCTTGCCGACCTGGATCGGGGCGGGCACGCCCTTGCGGGCGATCTTGCCGGTGAAGCCCAACTCCCGGAGCGGAGCGCGGGACGTGGTGCTGCCCGGCCCCGTTCGAGGTCGACGTTCACGTCGTCCGGCAGGGGCCCGACCGGTCCGTGGCCGCTTGGAGAGCCGGTCCGAGCAGGGGCGAGTCGTGGCGGGTGGCTCTCGCCACGACCAGGCCGAGCGGGACGCCGCGGGTATCAATGGCCACCGAGCGTTTCATGCCCTGCCTCCCGCAGTCCACCGGAGGGCAGCCGCAACTGTGGCCGCCACAGGGGGCCTTCGTGATGCGCCATCCACGTCGGGGACACGACGGCGGTGACAGCCAACTCGGGTGGCCCGCAGCGAACTCCTCCCGAGCGGGCGGAAGTGCCACGAACTGCGCCCAGAGCAGGGGAGATGGCAGCGCGGGCAAGGCGGCCCTTCGTGATCACCGGGCGTAGAGAACTCCGTGATCACGTGGACTCGTGGTCGTTCCGATGCCCACGCCACGCCCCGGGCCGCGATGGCCGCTCGGTCTCCAGCAGGGTCAGCCCGGAGCGGATCACTGATGTGCCGCATGTGATCGTCAGCCTCAATCGGCATGAGGCGCTGTCCTGTCGACTGGACAGCCCCAGGGAGCCCCCGAGATGCGGCTGCAAAGGCTTCACGTTGCCGATCGGGAATCCCGATTGACAGCGGCTGGCTGAAGTTCCCACGTACGGCCAGTTGCAGAGTCACGCTCTGTTGCCCTGCGGCAGGGTTGGAGGCTTCCCCCTCGGCCGCGGCATCCGAGGGCAGGCATCGCTCACTCTCCGAGCGCGTAAGTGATGCAGATCACGGCGAGGGTCGCGCTATGAGCAAGATCATCCACTTCGTCCACACTTCGCTGGACGGCGACGTGGAAGGCGCCAACGGCGAGTTCGAGTGGCCAGCCATGGGGCCGGAGCTGTCCGCCTGCTGTTCGGCCTGATGGAGCGCGCCGACACCCTCCTGTACGGACGTCCGCCTGGGAGATGACGGCCGGCTTCTGGCCGAACGCCGAGTCCATGTCCGATGGCCCGCACGATCTGTAATTCGCCCCGATCTGGCGCAGTACCCCCACGGTGGTGTTCTCCCGAACTCCGGCCGAGCCCGGCTGCGATGGGCGGCGCATCCTTGGCTGCCAGCCCGCCTCACCATGACGTAGCCGCAAGAACGTCCACGCAACGTCACCGCTGGCGGAGTTGCAGGGACGGGGCCGGCCGATCGAGGAGAAGCCGCGCCGGTTCACATTGCCCGCGCATCCGGACAAGAGACTGGCGCCGGGCTCCGAGAGTGTCGGTCAGCAAGTGCCGCTTGCGGCCGTTGACCTTCATCCTGACTCGGCCGTTGTCGACGAGGCAGCGCACCGCGTCGATTCGACAACAGGCCCCTTGGTTCTCGCTGGACTCGACATCCGCGAGTTATCAGAGGCCCTTCCTTCATGCCTCCACACCGATCAACTCATCCGATCCAGGGACCCGTTCGAAGCAAGCCGAGCACGTGCGGGGGCGGTCAGCGCGTCCACGCCCCGGCCGTGGGTGAGGAACGGCGCGGCCTACGGCGCTTCGCGCGGGGGCCAGGGCAGGGCAAGATACAGGTCATGCAGGAGGGGCTCGTGTTGTTTCCGCCCGGGCCGACCGATCATGCCCGGGCGTCTCACCTGACGATGTCAGGCAAGCCCTTGCCCGGACACAACCCATTGGGCTCTACTTGTCCATCGTCTAAAGGCGTCGCGCCAGGCTGGAACACGTTTGAGTCGCATGTTTCAGCGCGGCACGGGATTCACCTGACTCGCACGCAGAACGTTCGGTAGGGGGAATGGAATGTCTATTTCGCGATCCGATACCAGAACCACGTTACGTCGCCAGAGCGATGCCGAGACGGTCGTCGGGCAGCGGGGGCCCATCGACAGTCCGCATCGCAGCCAGGTACTGACGACGAATGTCGGCCTTCAGATCCCTGCCGGACTGACCTTCGAGAACTGGGAGAACACCGGAAGAAGGCTTTCGGGAATCATAAATTCCTCTTCCTGGTGGCTCGGGGACTGGCTCATATACGGGAAGGACCACTACAGCGATCGTTACGAGCGAGGAATTCGCACTGTCGGTCTCCGCTATCAGACGCTTCGTAACTACGCCTGGGTATCCCGTCGTTTCGCCATAGACCGGCGACGGGCCGCACTCAGCTTTCAGCACCATGCCGAGGTGGCCTCACTGTCGCTGGCGGAACAGGATCACTGGCTCGACCAGAGCGAGGCGGGCGACTGGAGCACCAAGCAATTGCGCAAGGCCGTGCGTCTTGCGCAGGAGAACGAGATCGCCGGCGAGGACCAGGACACCAAACCGACCGAGCGGCTCGCCGTTCCGATCGGCCATATGCGGCGGTGGCACAGCGCCGCATCGCACGCGGGGATCGATCTCGAGGAGTGGGTGCTCGTCACGCTCGACAGCGCGGCCGAAGAGATCCTGGCGGGGTAGACACCGCACCGGAACCGGCGTGGGGCCTGTGGCCGGCGAGGATGGGTGCAGATTCTTTGAAGTGACGGTCGGAACCTGGGCAGAGGCGTTGGTGGCTGCCCAGGTCCCGGCCTCGCGGCTGCCGACCGGGTGGAGCAGGAGGTGCGGGCGGAAGCGGCGGGCGGCTTCGTTCTGGATCAGGTCGACCACTTCTGCCCCGCTTTCGGGCGTCCGCGCGCAGGGCTTCGGGGCGCATCACCACGCCCTTGCCGTCGACCTGGATGATCAGCCGCAACTCGCAAGTGCACGGAGTGGGGATCTTCACCGTGCAGTAGGCGGCGTTGTCGACAGCGCAGGCGAGGACTAGTTCTTTGAGGCGGCGCCTGCCAGGACCTTCCCGTAGCGTCGCTCGACCGCGGCGGCGGCCTGGTCGAAGGAGCTGCGGACCGCTTCGAGGCCGCGAGGCGGGCCAGGCCGCGCGAGTGCCGGCCGACGGGCAGCGACAGCTGGGCATCGGCCAGGGACACGTTGGTGACACCCCGCCGCGATGGCCGATCCGGCTCACCCGCACCGGACCGAACACGCAGGTCAGCAGGCGACGATGCCCCGTCTCCCGCCAGGGGCACGGCTGCTGTCCTGCACCACCTGCCGCAGCACCTCGCACCCCAACTGCTTGATCTGCACGTCGAGTTCGTCATGGCTCAAGGCGGCGGCTAGCCAGTGTCGAGACGAGGCGTTCGAAGCGGCTGTCCTCTCTTCGCCTTGCCTTGGCGGACGTTGAGCATGCCGTACCGGCCGAACTGCGGCGCCAAGCGGGTTCCGCCCCCCCGTCGGTCACGTCCAGCTTCGACGTATCGGTCCGCCGCGGCCCCCACGTAGATGGTCGCATCCCGATACGCGGCCCAGGCCTCCTCGCGGGTGAACGCCTTGCCTCAGGGCTGCCCTCGCAGCCCTGCAGGTGCACCAGGGCGTTCCACTCGTGGGCGATCGCCACCGGATAGGCGCCGAACGCCTCCTCGCATGCTGGCACCCAGCCGTAACGGCCGAGGGCGCTGCAGCAGCGGGCTGCGGCGCTGATAGCGCACGGTCAGCCCCTCCACCTGCTCAACGAACGTCCTCCGACCACGGTCCGGGCCGTCGCAGAACAACCGCCGCGGCCGCAGACAGCGCCATCGGCCGGCGTGCGGCAATAGCGACTGTGCGTCCGCGCGGAACCGCGACCGGAGTCCGGACAAGCCACCACGTGGGGACGTCTACGCGGGCAGACCGCCAAGAGGCCCCGTGACCGCCGCCCGTTCTCCCGGGCCCGCGCTCTGGCGACGCTTGAGCGGTTCCCACCAGTCGCGGTTGTCGCGGTACCAGGCGAAGGTCTCGGCCAGCCCGGATTCGAAGTCGTGGCGCGGACTGTAGCCCAGCTCGGTCCGCAT
This Streptomyces sp. NBC_01283 DNA region includes the following protein-coding sequences:
- a CDS encoding LmbU family transcriptional regulator; the encoded protein is MSISRSDTRTTLRRQSDAETVVGQRGPIDSPHRSQVLTTNVGLQIPAGLTFENWENTGRRLSGIINSSSWWLGDWLIYGKDHYSDRYERGIRTVGLRYQTLRNYAWVSRRFAIDRRRAALSFQHHAEVASLSLAEQDHWLDQSEAGDWSTKQLRKAVRLAQENEIAGEDQDTKPTERLAVPIGHMRRWHSAASHAGIDLEEWVLVTLDSAAEEILAG
- a CDS encoding thioesterase II family protein; translation: MTNTRSRGAAARGGWIRQYHPPRGDAPTLVCFPHAGGSASAYFALSAALSEGAEVLIVQYPGRQDRLDEPALTDLGELADGAVAALEPWTGRPLTLFGHSMGSVVAYEVAQRLERGPGPGPAGIIVSGNMAPSVERDQGVHRLDDEELMAWMSDLAGTPPAVLADKELLATIVPALRGDFTALETYRHPEGSSVRCPISGYVGDHDPHVPHDGFLRWAEHTTAEFTVQVFDGGHFYIEDQVQDVARSILRDVSAFVSRRPARDLLA